In Paenibacillus phoenicis, one genomic interval encodes:
- a CDS encoding IS110 family RNA-guided transposase yields the protein MKLFVGIDVSSQELEACFMNADGDKLETLTVKNNLNGASHLRDQIVAAADKLAVTEIHIGLEATSVYSWHPAMYLHQDPALRERKAKVFTLNPKLISKFREAYADMDKTDRLDAWVIADRLRFGRLTTTIVMQEQYVALQRLTRMRFHLVHNLAREKQYFLQNLFYKCNAFTTEVDSSVFGHALMEMLSEKFSLDDIAEMDVADLADYLRDKGRNRFPDPERVARCIQQAARASYRLSKVVEDSIDLVLGTSIESIRSIQKQLKDLDKAIERVLDGIQGAQCLLSVPGIGKVYAAGLLGELGDIERFKDQAAVAKYAGLTWRRHQSGVFEAEDTARIKSGNRFLRYYLVEAANSVRMRDEEFGEYYRKKYHEVPKNQHKRALVLTARKLVRLVDVLLRSGQLYTPRRKVNSAKD from the coding sequence TTGAAGCTTTTTGTCGGTATTGACGTGAGCTCGCAAGAGCTCGAAGCGTGTTTCATGAACGCTGACGGTGACAAGCTTGAGACACTCACCGTCAAAAACAATTTGAATGGCGCCTCGCACTTGCGTGACCAAATCGTCGCTGCAGCGGACAAGTTGGCCGTCACCGAGATTCACATCGGCTTGGAAGCCACTTCCGTCTACAGCTGGCACCCTGCCATGTACCTGCATCAGGATCCAGCGCTTCGAGAGCGCAAGGCCAAGGTGTTCACCTTGAACCCCAAGCTCATCAGCAAGTTCAGAGAAGCCTATGCGGATATGGACAAGACCGACCGGCTCGACGCCTGGGTCATTGCGGATCGCCTGCGCTTCGGCCGCCTGACGACCACCATCGTCATGCAGGAGCAGTATGTCGCCCTTCAACGCCTCACGCGCATGCGTTTCCACTTGGTCCATAACTTGGCTCGCGAGAAGCAGTACTTCTTGCAGAACCTGTTCTACAAGTGCAATGCGTTTACAACCGAGGTCGACAGCTCCGTGTTTGGCCATGCGCTCATGGAGATGCTCTCCGAGAAGTTCAGCCTCGATGACATCGCCGAGATGGACGTGGCCGATCTGGCCGACTATCTGCGGGACAAGGGACGCAATCGTTTCCCCGATCCCGAGCGGGTCGCCCGCTGCATTCAGCAAGCTGCCCGCGCCTCCTATCGGCTGTCCAAGGTCGTGGAGGATTCGATTGACCTGGTGCTCGGCACCTCCATCGAATCCATCCGCAGCATCCAGAAGCAGCTCAAGGATCTCGACAAAGCGATCGAGCGGGTCCTCGACGGCATTCAAGGCGCTCAGTGCTTGCTGTCAGTGCCCGGCATCGGCAAAGTCTATGCAGCCGGTCTGCTCGGCGAACTCGGCGATATTGAACGGTTCAAGGATCAAGCCGCCGTCGCCAAGTACGCGGGTCTGACGTGGCGCAGGCACCAGTCCGGCGTCTTCGAGGCGGAGGACACCGCCCGCATCAAATCCGGCAACCGATTCCTGCGCTACTACCTCGTTGAAGCTGCCAACTCGGTTAGGATGCGCGATGAAGAATTCGGTGAATATTACCGGAAGAAGTATCACGAAGTGCCCAAGAATCAACACAAACGCGCCCTCGTCTTAACGGCAAGAAAACTCGTGCGTCTGGTCGATGTGCTGCTACGCAGCGGCCAACTCTACACGCCTCGAAGGAAGGTGAATAGCGCCAAGGATTAA
- the mqnC gene encoding cyclic dehypoxanthinyl futalosine synthase, whose product MTAIDDILNKALQGGRLDLEDTIRLFESDEVEKIGHTANILMERKHPEPITTFVIGRNINYTNICDVYCRFCAFYRRPGSEEGYVLPDEVIFQKIQETVDVGGTEILMQGGTNPNLPFSYYTNLLKAIKERFPNITMHSFSPAEIMKMKEVSDGLSLEEVLREIHAAGLDSLPGGGAEILDDRTRRKISRLKGSWRDWMDVMQTAHKIGMNTTATMVIGFGESMEERALHLLRVREAQDECIQNGYPSEGFLAFIPWTFQPDNTNLKAERQTPEAYLKTVAISRIVLDNIKNLQSSWVTMGPEVGKLSLQYGCNDFGSTMIEENVVSSAGATHKVNIESILSIIRSAGKVPAQRNTKYEILRVFDEEATVERDFIMQN is encoded by the coding sequence ATGACTGCAATCGACGATATATTAAACAAAGCGCTGCAGGGCGGACGCCTGGATTTGGAGGATACGATCCGGTTGTTCGAATCTGACGAAGTGGAGAAGATCGGGCATACCGCCAACATTTTGATGGAGCGCAAGCATCCCGAACCGATCACGACGTTTGTGATCGGACGGAACATCAACTATACGAACATTTGTGACGTATATTGCCGGTTCTGTGCTTTTTACCGCCGGCCAGGTTCTGAGGAAGGGTATGTGCTTCCGGACGAAGTGATTTTTCAAAAAATCCAGGAAACGGTGGACGTAGGCGGCACAGAGATTCTGATGCAAGGTGGAACCAACCCGAATTTACCATTTAGCTATTATACGAACTTATTGAAGGCGATTAAAGAGCGGTTCCCGAACATCACGATGCACTCGTTCTCACCTGCGGAAATCATGAAGATGAAGGAAGTGTCCGATGGGCTTTCGCTGGAAGAGGTCTTGCGCGAAATCCATGCAGCAGGTCTTGATTCGCTGCCGGGCGGCGGAGCTGAAATTTTGGACGACCGGACACGCCGCAAAATCAGCCGCCTGAAAGGCTCCTGGAGAGACTGGATGGACGTAATGCAAACCGCCCATAAAATCGGAATGAACACGACGGCCACGATGGTCATCGGGTTTGGCGAGTCGATGGAAGAACGGGCGCTGCATCTGCTGCGCGTGAGGGAAGCACAGGATGAATGCATCCAGAACGGTTATCCGTCGGAAGGTTTCTTGGCCTTTATCCCTTGGACGTTCCAGCCGGACAACACGAACCTGAAAGCCGAACGGCAAACGCCGGAAGCCTATCTAAAAACGGTAGCGATTAGCCGAATTGTGTTGGATAACATCAAAAACCTGCAGTCCTCTTGGGTGACGATGGGTCCTGAAGTCGGCAAGCTGTCGCTGCAATACGGTTGTAACGACTTCGGCAGCACGATGATCGAGGAGAACGTTGTATCGTCCGCCGGTGCGACGCATAAAGTGAACATCGAATCGATCCTGTCGATCATTCGTTCCGCAGGCAAAGTTCCGGCTCAACGCAATACCAAATATGAGATTTTACGTGTGTTTGATGAAGAAGCTACGGTCGAACGCGATTTTATTATGCAAAACTAA
- the metA gene encoding homoserine O-acetyltransferase MetA codes for MPIKVPDHLPAKDVLANENIFVMDESRAYHQDIRPLRIAILNLMPTKETTETQILRLLGNTPLQVEIVLLHPSTHTSKNTSAEHLEMFYKTFGDIRNRRFDGMIVTGAPVEQLDFEEVNYWEELKEIFEWSKTHVTSTMHICWASQAGLYYHYGVRKVPLAKKCFGVFSHTVNDPKVKLLRGFDEVFQVPHSRHTDVERSDIERVPELQILAESEEAGIYLVATRDGKQIFVTGHSEYDPDSLKWEYDRDVAKGLEIDLPVNYFPNNDPTRTPRSSWRAHANLLFSNWLNYYVYQETPYDIDQTADFVYEI; via the coding sequence ATGCCGATTAAAGTACCGGACCATTTACCGGCCAAGGACGTGTTGGCCAACGAAAACATCTTTGTGATGGATGAAAGCCGTGCATACCATCAGGACATTCGCCCGCTGCGGATCGCGATTCTGAACCTGATGCCAACCAAGGAAACGACGGAGACACAAATCTTACGTTTGCTGGGGAACACGCCGCTTCAGGTGGAAATCGTCCTGCTACATCCGAGCACGCATACCTCAAAAAATACGTCCGCAGAGCATCTGGAGATGTTCTACAAAACGTTTGGCGATATTCGTAATCGCCGCTTTGACGGCATGATCGTGACAGGGGCACCGGTCGAGCAGTTGGATTTTGAAGAAGTGAACTACTGGGAAGAGTTGAAGGAAATCTTCGAGTGGTCCAAAACCCATGTCACTTCGACCATGCACATCTGTTGGGCCTCGCAGGCCGGATTGTATTACCACTATGGCGTTCGTAAAGTTCCACTGGCGAAAAAGTGCTTTGGTGTCTTCTCCCACACGGTCAACGATCCGAAGGTAAAGCTGCTGCGTGGGTTTGATGAAGTGTTCCAAGTGCCGCATTCTCGTCATACGGACGTGGAACGCTCGGACATCGAACGGGTGCCGGAACTGCAGATTCTGGCGGAATCGGAGGAAGCCGGCATTTATTTGGTCGCCACCCGCGACGGTAAACAGATCTTCGTGACCGGGCACTCCGAATACGATCCGGATTCGCTCAAATGGGAATATGACCGGGATGTTGCCAAAGGCTTGGAAATCGATCTGCCGGTAAACTATTTCCCGAATAACGATCCGACTCGCACCCCGCGTTCTTCGTGGCGTGCCCATGCAAACTTATTATTTTCCAATTGGTTAAACTACTATGTGTATCAAGAAACACCGTACGATATCGATCAAACGGCCGATTTTGTATATGAGATCTAA
- a CDS encoding 5'-3' exonuclease → MAQSSKNTILLVDGMALMFRAYYASAATGYIRRTKAGVPTNAVYGFMRYFWDAVQKFGPTHIACCWDLGSKTFRTEQFADYKGNRADAPEGLIPQFSMIREVMDSLGIPNISSPGYEADDCIGTLAARFGQEMDVLVLTGDHDMLQLVSERTSVIIMKKGHGNYMVYTPEALMEEKQLRPEQIVDLKGLMGDTSDNYPGVRGIGEKTALKLVQEHGSVEGILANLDQLSKSVRAKIEADLDMLHLSRQLAKIRCDIELECDVETCRFELNPAQVISKFEELEMASISVWMGVV, encoded by the coding sequence TTGGCGCAAAGCAGTAAAAATACGATTCTGCTAGTGGACGGAATGGCGTTAATGTTCCGCGCCTATTACGCTTCGGCCGCAACCGGGTATATCCGGCGGACGAAAGCGGGCGTTCCGACCAATGCGGTGTACGGGTTTATGCGTTATTTTTGGGACGCGGTGCAGAAGTTTGGGCCGACGCATATCGCCTGCTGTTGGGATTTGGGCAGCAAGACGTTCCGGACGGAGCAGTTTGCCGATTACAAAGGAAATCGTGCGGACGCGCCAGAGGGTCTGATTCCGCAGTTCTCCATGATCCGCGAGGTGATGGACAGCTTGGGGATTCCGAACATCAGCTCACCGGGTTATGAGGCGGACGATTGCATCGGAACGCTGGCAGCTCGCTTTGGTCAGGAGATGGACGTGCTGGTGCTGACGGGCGATCACGATATGCTGCAGCTGGTCAGCGAGCGGACAAGCGTAATCATCATGAAAAAAGGCCACGGCAACTACATGGTGTATACGCCGGAGGCCTTGATGGAGGAGAAGCAATTAAGGCCTGAACAGATCGTGGACCTGAAGGGTTTGATGGGGGATACGAGCGACAACTATCCGGGCGTGCGCGGCATCGGCGAGAAAACCGCCTTGAAGCTCGTGCAGGAGCACGGCTCGGTGGAAGGCATCCTGGCCAATCTGGACCAGTTGTCCAAATCGGTCCGGGCCAAAATCGAAGCGGATCTCGACATGCTGCATCTCTCGCGGCAGCTGGCCAAGATCCGCTGTGACATTGAGCTGGAATGCGATGTAGAGACCTGCCGGTTTGAGCTGAATCCGGCGCAGGTAATCTCCAAGTTCGAGGAACTGGAGATGGCCAGCATCAGCGTCTGGATGGGTGTCGTTTAA
- the corA gene encoding magnesium/cobalt transporter CorA yields the protein MKIRHVLAGVFTPVEDVELTTTPPEEGFYWIDAGVDDLALLQPLFSLHDLAVEDCLSEEEQRPKIETYENHYFIVVNSIRYDDEEIFLRALNIFLGRHYIITVTKQKINELRAVKPILWEQEVSEPDRFLYLLVDLVVDNYFTVGDRIEVKIEKLEEDILMHTKRSHLNEIIGLRSEILWLKKVLGPQKEVINILNKKDLRLIDDQLQKYFSDIYENAVKISENFDTFRELVGNLREAYQAAIANRANEIMRVFTAITTIFIPLTLITGIYGMNFDYMPETHSKYGYFIVLGIMAVLGLGMYYIFRKRDWI from the coding sequence ATGAAAATCCGTCATGTTCTAGCCGGCGTATTTACCCCCGTAGAGGACGTGGAGTTGACAACCACCCCTCCGGAAGAAGGCTTCTATTGGATCGACGCGGGCGTGGATGACCTTGCCCTGCTGCAGCCTTTATTTTCACTGCACGATCTGGCTGTGGAGGACTGCTTAAGCGAAGAAGAGCAACGTCCGAAGATCGAAACCTACGAGAACCACTATTTCATCGTCGTGAACAGCATTCGGTATGATGACGAGGAAATTTTCCTGCGTGCATTGAACATTTTCTTGGGACGGCATTATATCATTACAGTTACTAAACAGAAAATCAACGAGCTGCGTGCGGTGAAGCCGATCCTGTGGGAGCAAGAGGTCAGCGAGCCCGACCGGTTCCTGTACCTGCTGGTCGACCTGGTGGTTGATAACTACTTCACCGTCGGCGATCGGATTGAAGTGAAGATCGAGAAGCTGGAAGAAGACATCCTGATGCATACCAAACGTTCGCACCTGAACGAAATCATCGGGCTGCGAAGTGAAATTTTGTGGCTAAAGAAAGTGCTGGGTCCGCAGAAGGAAGTCATCAACATTTTGAACAAGAAAGACCTTCGTCTGATCGACGACCAACTGCAAAAATACTTCAGCGACATCTACGAAAACGCCGTGAAGATCTCCGAGAACTTCGACACGTTCCGCGAGCTCGTCGGCAACTTACGCGAGGCCTATCAGGCCGCCATCGCCAACCGCGCCAACGAAATCATGCGCGTGTTCACCGCGATTACGACGATCTTCATCCCGCTGACGCTGATCACCGGGATCTACGGGATGAACTTCGACTATATGCCGGAGACCCATTCGAAGTACGGCTACTTTATCGTCCTTGGCATCATGGCCGTGCTCGGCCTCGGCATGTACTACATCTTCCGGAAGAGAGATTGGATATAG
- a CDS encoding HRDC domain-containing protein, whose protein sequence is MRVVFLNSLEKKDGGAMIRGAQVWIGEEDGVWRMGWNEVTADSEQEDLWYEGASWSEMLHIYRHRLAAKLGEGFRPIMEGIWDEKEALTGRGMAAQKLFCYSELNSNEPVYNELTAWRRRKASSERKAPYLIASNRLLRMISVFLPQTVDELLQLPGVGENKAGEYGAELLEITRAAERKRGFPLDWVEQEIDDEVFRTWLYKQKEVKYRAEMEKFNVRRAVLEALAAGLKVEDICARTGIERRDAVELLESLEKEGYNTEDLVSAELEAMPEAEQQAVWKAYEELGDTLLKPVLQKVYGPEASEGGSGNLDTLYERLRLIRIRYRRQRENARHAG, encoded by the coding sequence ATGCGGGTTGTATTTTTGAACAGTCTGGAGAAGAAGGACGGCGGGGCCATGATTCGGGGGGCCCAGGTGTGGATTGGAGAGGAGGACGGCGTTTGGCGGATGGGCTGGAATGAGGTGACAGCAGACAGTGAGCAGGAGGACCTTTGGTACGAAGGGGCTTCATGGTCGGAGATGCTTCATATTTACCGCCATCGATTGGCCGCCAAGCTAGGCGAGGGGTTTCGCCCCATAATGGAGGGAATCTGGGACGAGAAGGAAGCGTTAACCGGACGGGGGATGGCGGCGCAGAAGCTGTTTTGCTATAGCGAATTAAACAGCAATGAACCGGTATACAACGAGTTGACGGCCTGGCGTCGGAGAAAAGCTTCGTCTGAGCGCAAAGCGCCTTACTTAATTGCCAGCAATCGGTTGCTGCGGATGATCAGCGTATTTCTGCCGCAGACCGTGGATGAGCTGTTGCAGCTGCCGGGCGTTGGTGAGAACAAGGCCGGCGAATATGGCGCCGAGCTGCTGGAGATCACTCGGGCGGCCGAGCGGAAGCGCGGGTTCCCGCTGGATTGGGTCGAGCAGGAAATCGACGACGAGGTTTTCCGTACTTGGCTGTATAAGCAGAAGGAAGTGAAATACCGGGCGGAAATGGAAAAGTTCAACGTCCGTCGAGCGGTGCTCGAAGCCTTGGCCGCAGGGCTTAAGGTAGAGGATATTTGCGCCCGTACGGGCATCGAGCGGCGGGATGCGGTGGAGCTGCTGGAAAGCTTGGAGAAGGAGGGCTACAACACCGAGGATTTGGTGAGTGCCGAACTTGAGGCCATGCCCGAAGCGGAGCAGCAGGCCGTATGGAAAGCTTACGAAGAGCTGGGGGACACGCTCCTGAAGCCGGTTCTGCAAAAGGTGTACGGGCCCGAAGCCAGTGAAGGCGGCAGCGGCAACCTCGATACGCTGTACGAGCGACTGCGCCTGATCCGCATCCGGTACCGCCGCCAGCGCGAGAACGCCCGGCACGCGGGTTGA
- a CDS encoding DUF3055 domain-containing protein yields MSDPHQELDFLSDSTENTSTRFVTFIGGSLKRYDLAVTTTNRFYGKKLVTDLHNGRTAILGTDDLEEEGYLEHIYNLNEEEGTELRTFLYQVLGEPYFTD; encoded by the coding sequence ATGAGCGACCCGCATCAAGAGCTTGATTTCCTGTCCGACAGTACCGAAAACACTTCGACCCGGTTCGTCACGTTCATCGGCGGATCGCTGAAGCGTTATGACCTGGCGGTCACCACAACCAATCGTTTCTATGGGAAGAAGCTGGTCACCGACCTGCACAACGGCCGTACGGCCATTCTTGGCACCGACGACCTGGAGGAGGAAGGGTACCTCGAACATATTTATAACCTGAACGAGGAGGAAGGCACCGAACTGCGCACCTTTCTGTACCAGGTATTAGGTGAACCGTACTTCACGGATTAA
- a CDS encoding RluA family pseudouridine synthase translates to MSSEYYDPIEYQVPAAEDGWTVKSVLQRRMGISRKLLSRIKLTERGVMLNGERVYISVPVKAGDTVSVSLEKETSTDILPEPIPFDIVYEDEALLIVNKAAGLIVHPTHGHYTGTLANGVVYYWQEKGEKFRFRPVHRLDQETSGLIAIAKNAYVHQHISEQLIAGEVTKKYTALVHGCPAVPEGTIDGPIDRDPAEPHRRIVTPSGYPSLTYYKVAEAYGDGARVELRLGTGRTHQIRVHMTSIGHPLIGDKFYGMPGLAELPAPARERIARLDAAIGRQALHASELGFRHPLTGEALTFKSELPEDMLKLEAMLRWASF, encoded by the coding sequence GTGAGTTCCGAATATTATGATCCGATTGAATATCAAGTCCCTGCAGCGGAGGACGGTTGGACGGTCAAAAGCGTGCTCCAACGCCGGATGGGGATCTCCCGCAAGCTGCTGTCGCGGATTAAGCTGACCGAGCGCGGGGTGATGCTGAACGGGGAGCGGGTATACATCAGCGTCCCGGTGAAAGCCGGGGATACGGTGAGCGTCTCGCTGGAAAAGGAAACGTCAACCGACATCCTGCCGGAGCCGATACCGTTTGATATCGTCTACGAGGATGAGGCGCTGCTGATCGTCAATAAAGCGGCGGGATTGATCGTGCATCCGACGCATGGTCACTACACGGGGACGCTGGCCAACGGCGTCGTGTATTATTGGCAGGAGAAAGGCGAGAAATTCCGCTTCCGCCCCGTGCACCGGCTGGACCAGGAGACGAGCGGCTTGATCGCCATCGCCAAAAATGCCTACGTGCACCAGCATATTTCCGAGCAGTTGATCGCAGGTGAGGTCACCAAGAAATATACGGCGCTGGTGCACGGTTGTCCGGCGGTGCCGGAAGGAACGATCGACGGCCCGATCGACCGCGATCCTGCCGAACCTCACCGCCGGATTGTCACCCCGTCGGGCTATCCCTCGTTGACCTATTATAAGGTCGCGGAAGCCTACGGCGACGGGGCTCGGGTTGAGCTGCGTCTCGGTACAGGACGGACGCATCAGATCCGCGTGCATATGACGTCGATCGGCCACCCGCTGATCGGCGACAAGTTCTACGGAATGCCGGGGCTCGCGGAGCTGCCGGCACCTGCACGCGAACGAATCGCCCGCTTAGATGCGGCGATCGGGCGACAGGCGCTCCACGCCTCAGAGCTTGGCTTCCGCCATCCGCTTACCGGTGAGGCGCTGACCTTTAAGTCAGAGCTGCCAGAGGATATGCTCAAGCTGGAAGCGATGCTGCGTTGGGCGAGTTTTTAG
- a CDS encoding arsenate reductase family protein, with translation MSKLKVYHYPQCGTCRSAIKSLQAKGHELELHHIKETPPSAAELDKLVELSGLELKKFFNTSGEVYKTMGLKDKLAGMSREEQLQLLSSNGMLIKRPIVTDGKTVTVGYKEEAYVQAWGQ, from the coding sequence GTGAGCAAACTGAAGGTTTATCATTATCCGCAATGCGGGACATGTAGAAGTGCAATTAAATCGCTGCAGGCCAAAGGGCATGAACTGGAGCTGCATCATATCAAGGAAACGCCGCCGAGTGCTGCCGAACTGGATAAGCTGGTGGAACTCAGCGGGTTGGAATTGAAGAAGTTTTTTAATACGAGCGGTGAGGTTTACAAGACAATGGGCTTAAAGGACAAGCTGGCGGGGATGTCGCGGGAGGAGCAGCTTCAGTTGCTGTCCTCGAACGGCATGCTGATCAAGCGCCCGATCGTGACGGACGGAAAGACCGTAACTGTCGGTTACAAGGAAGAAGCCTATGTACAGGCTTGGGGCCAATAA
- a CDS encoding trans-sulfuration enzyme family protein — protein MSGQEKRENKFETKLIHFGSEVDEATGASSVPIYQASTFHHHDIFNPPQHDYSRSGNPTRQALEDYIAVLEGGVQGFAFASGMAAISTTLMLLSAGDHIIVTEDVYGGTYRLLSNILTRMNIETTFVDMTQPEQVKAALKANTKAVYMETPSNPTLKITDIAEISAWARENGLLSIVDNTFMTPYYQRPIELGTDIVLHSATKFLGGHSDVLAGLAVARTEELARQLKYVQNGLGTVLGAQDSWLLMRGMKTLGARMAHSEVSARKLADWLSRRSDIAAVYYPGLPDHPGREVQEKQSTGYGAVVSFDVGSGERAKRVLNRVKLPLVAVSLGAVESILSYPAMMSHASMPPEVRGERGITDGLLRFSVGLEDIDDLLADLDEALANS, from the coding sequence ATGAGCGGGCAGGAGAAACGGGAAAACAAATTTGAAACGAAGCTGATTCACTTCGGCAGCGAGGTGGACGAGGCTACCGGCGCGTCCAGTGTACCGATTTATCAGGCGTCGACGTTCCATCATCACGATATTTTTAATCCGCCGCAGCACGATTACAGTCGTTCCGGCAATCCGACGCGGCAGGCGCTGGAGGATTACATTGCGGTATTGGAAGGCGGGGTCCAAGGCTTCGCGTTTGCCAGCGGGATGGCCGCCATTTCCACAACGCTGATGCTGCTCTCGGCCGGCGATCATATTATCGTGACCGAAGATGTGTACGGCGGGACCTATCGTCTGCTGTCCAATATTTTAACCCGGATGAACATCGAAACGACGTTCGTCGATATGACGCAGCCGGAGCAGGTAAAGGCGGCTTTGAAAGCCAACACGAAAGCCGTCTATATGGAAACGCCGTCCAATCCTACGTTAAAAATCACCGATATCGCGGAAATCTCCGCGTGGGCGCGAGAAAATGGGTTGCTTAGCATCGTGGACAATACGTTTATGACGCCGTATTACCAGCGCCCGATTGAGCTGGGGACAGATATCGTCCTGCACAGCGCAACGAAATTCCTCGGCGGACACAGCGACGTGTTGGCCGGCCTGGCGGTGGCCCGGACGGAAGAATTGGCCCGTCAACTGAAATATGTGCAGAACGGGCTGGGCACCGTCCTTGGCGCGCAGGATTCATGGCTGCTGATGCGCGGCATGAAGACGCTGGGGGCGCGGATGGCGCACAGCGAAGTGAGCGCGCGCAAGCTGGCCGACTGGCTGAGCCGCCGGAGCGACATCGCGGCCGTGTATTATCCTGGCTTGCCGGATCACCCCGGCCGCGAGGTTCAGGAGAAGCAATCCACCGGTTATGGCGCGGTGGTCTCCTTCGACGTTGGTTCAGGCGAGCGGGCCAAGCGGGTGCTGAATCGGGTGAAGCTGCCGCTCGTTGCGGTCAGCCTGGGTGCCGTCGAGAGCATCCTCTCTTACCCGGCGATGATGTCGCATGCCTCGATGCCGCCGGAAGTTCGCGGCGAGCGGGGCATTACCGACGGGCTGCTGCGTTTCTCCGTCGGGCTGGAGGACATCGACGATTTGCTTGCCGATTTGGACGAGGCGCTTGCAAATAGCTGA
- a CDS encoding aminotransferase class I/II-fold pyridoxal phosphate-dependent enzyme: protein MGERNKEWRIESRLAQIGSVEEPVTGAVNYPIYQATAFRHPRLGQSTGFDYIRTKSPTRKVLEDAAAALESGDAGFACSSGMAALQTVFTLFSQGDHLIVSLDLYGGTYRLLERIMSKFGVTATYVDTNDLDALERVRQENTKAVIIETPTNPLMMITDLEAVSTWARSHGLLTIVDNTLMTPYFQRPIELGADIVVHSATKYLGGHNDVLAGLIITKGEELSQEMAILHNSIGAVLSPSDSYQLMRGMKTLALRMERHESNALAIAKFLQTHPQVAEVFHPGLEDHPGYATQRKQSSGNTGIFSFKVTDARYVEPVLRNLNLIAFAESLGGVESLMTYPAVQTHADIPEEIRNAVGVDDRLLRFSVGIEHVDDLIADLSNALEAARQEVEGGQGA from the coding sequence GTGGGGGAGAGAAACAAGGAATGGCGCATCGAGAGTAGATTGGCACAAATCGGATCGGTCGAAGAACCGGTCACAGGCGCGGTAAATTATCCGATTTATCAAGCCACGGCGTTTCGGCATCCGCGTCTGGGGCAAAGCACGGGCTTCGATTATATCCGTACGAAAAGCCCTACCCGCAAAGTGCTGGAAGACGCAGCGGCCGCTCTGGAATCCGGCGATGCCGGGTTTGCCTGTAGCTCCGGGATGGCCGCGCTGCAGACGGTATTTACGTTATTTTCTCAAGGCGACCATCTCATCGTATCGTTGGATCTTTACGGAGGCACATACCGTTTGCTGGAGCGGATCATGTCCAAATTTGGCGTAACCGCAACTTATGTGGATACGAACGATTTGGATGCACTCGAACGTGTACGTCAAGAGAATACAAAGGCGGTTATTATTGAGACGCCAACCAATCCGCTGATGATGATCACCGATCTTGAAGCGGTATCGACATGGGCGCGGTCCCATGGCTTGCTGACGATCGTCGACAATACGCTGATGACGCCGTATTTCCAGCGGCCAATTGAGCTTGGTGCGGACATCGTTGTTCACAGCGCGACAAAATACTTGGGCGGCCATAACGATGTCCTGGCCGGTCTGATCATCACCAAAGGCGAGGAGCTGTCTCAGGAGATGGCGATCCTGCACAACTCGATTGGGGCGGTGCTCAGCCCGTCCGATTCTTATCAGCTGATGCGCGGAATGAAGACGCTGGCGCTGCGGATGGAGCGGCACGAAAGCAACGCGCTGGCGATCGCCAAATTCCTGCAGACACATCCACAGGTAGCCGAGGTATTCCACCCGGGATTGGAGGATCACCCAGGGTACGCGACGCAACGGAAGCAGTCGAGCGGCAATACGGGGATCTTCTCCTTCAAAGTAACGGATGCTCGGTACGTAGAGCCGGTGCTGCGCAATCTAAATCTGATTGCATTTGCCGAAAGTCTCGGCGGCGTGGAATCGCTGATGACGTATCCTGCAGTGCAGACGCATGCTGACATTCCGGAGGAGATCCGCAATGCGGTGGGCGTGGATGATCGGTTGCTGCGGTTCTCCGTTGGCATCGAGCACGTTGATGATTTGATTGCGGACCTGAGTAATGCACTGGAAGCGGCGCGGCAGGAAGTCGAAGGGGGACAAGGCGCATGA